Part of the Salinimonas lutimaris genome, CATGATGCTTATCTGCCGGCAGGATAAACGGACTAACGGTAAACCGGTCAACAGAATGATGGCTGTTGTCGGTGAAGGTCAGAATCACCGGCGATTCTGCACCTTTATCCCAGGTTACTGAAAAGGCATCTTTATCCAGCGCGGTCAGCTTTCCGGTTAATGCCGGCATTTTTTCACTGGCGATGTATAGCCCATCCTCGCGCTGTGTAATAGTCATTTTACCCATGGCGACATCCACATAGGTGCCAGTGTAAGCGTCAGCCGGGCGACCGGTTTCGCCGCTGCCGGTGGCCGGGTGATGGCGCTTGTTCCAGCGCTTATCCCTGTCATCGGCAAACCCTTTAAAAGAAGCAACCCAGTCTCGCTGCTCATCCGGTGCCAGATAGTGTTTTAAAATAGTCTGCATAACCGCACCACGGGCGCCATAATGTGAGCCATTATTCATGATTACCGCACCGACCTTAAGCGAGGGAATAAAGGCCACATAGGTTTGATAACCTGACACCGTGCCGGTGTGCGATACGACTTTGCGGCCATTAATGTCACCCACCCGCCAGCCAATGGCATAGCCGGAAAACTGGGTGTCATTCCAGGCCTCATCAAGATCGCTAACCGGCAGGGCAACCTGCTGACGTACAAGCCATTGCTTTTGCTTTTTACTCACCAGCTGCTGAGTATCGTTCTCCCAGAAAGCCAGCCATTTGAGCATACTGTCCAGATTACAGGTCACAGCCCCGGCCGCATCGTAATTTACCGGTCCGGCACTGATTCGATTACGCGATACCGCAGTGAAGCCGGTTTGAGTTTTATAGGAATAACTAACCGCGGCATTATTCAGTACAGCATCGTCTACCCCTGAGCCATAACATTGCATATCCAGCTTAGAAAACACGTGCTCTTGCAGCGCTTCGGCATAGGTTGACTGGCGCTTTCGGGCAATAATCTCGCCTGCCACCAGGTACATCACATTGCTATAGGCAAACTGGGTTCTGAAGCTGTGAACCGGTTGCAGGTAGCGTAAATTATGAATAATTTCCCGGGTCGTGAATGTTGATGGGGCAGGCCAGAGCATCAGGTCGCCGGCTGCACCAGCCAGACCGCTTTGATGAATGAACAGGTCGCGAATACGAAACTCATGGGTAACCCAGGGATCAGACAATGCAAACTCTGGCAGATGATCCACCACTTTGTCGTTCCAGCTTATCTTGCCCTCGCTAACCAGCTGAGCCATTGCCAGCCCGGTAAATGCCTTAGAGGTGGAGGCCAGCCTGAACCAGGTGGTGGTATTCACCGGCAGATCCTGGTCTACATCACGCAGGCCATGACCGGCGGCATAGAGTGTTTTGCCGTCTACCACAATTCCCACCGCCATCCCCGGCGTATTGAAAGTCGCCAGTGCATCATCAATAACCTGCGGCAGCGTTGAAAGTGAATCCGGAAGATGATTGACAGGTTGCGCACAGACACCAGACAAGGTGCCACAAAATACAACAAGGGCACCACAAAGACGGGACAAAAGCATAAAACGTCCGAAGTAAAAAGTTAACTCATGCGGGATAACCAGGATAAAGGAGCCACCCGCAACACATAATGCATCACCGACCAGGGCCAGACCGGCACATAGCAATTGGCAGGTTCCCGGTTGATGGCTTTCACCAGCGCTTTGCAGCCAGTCTGGGTATCTACCATAAACGGTGCTTTTTTTACTTTCTCATTAATGGCCGAGCGAATAAACCCCGGATGTACCGTGGTGACTTTGATCGGAGTATCCATAACATCTATCCGGATCCCCTCAGACAAAGACGACAAGGCAGCTTTAGTGGCGGCATATACCGTCAGCGCCCGGCGAAACCCGCGTACCCCGCTCACCGAGGAAATGGTGACCAGATGACCGTAATTCTGGTCCCTGAATATTTCCATGGCGGCTTCGCACTGGGCCAGCGCCGATACAAAGTTAGTAATAGCAGTTTGCTTATTGGCCTCAAAATGACCGGTGCCAATCGATGCGCCTTTGCCCATACCGGCATTGACTATCACCCGATCCAGGCCATCCAGCTTATTCGAAAACTCCCGAAAAGCGTCAAAAACATCTTCATGGTCGTTTACATCCAGTGTGCGAATAACCACTTTAATAGAGCGATTAACGCTCAGACATTCCTGTTTTAACGATTCCAGATTGTCTGTACGACGGGCGCACAATCCCAGATTGTGGCCTTTTCTTGCAAATTCCAGAGCCATTCCATGACCCAGACCAGAGCTTGCTCCGGTAATGACGATTGAGCGACGCATTATATATGGTTAGTCCCAAACCAGTTGTTTAAAATGCTTACGGCACATTGACTCATACCGATCGTTTCCGCCAATTTGAACCTGATCGCCGGCGGTCACTGCTTTACCTTCATCATCAAGCCGAACCACAAAGCTGGCTTTACGCCCGCAGTGACACACAGTTTTCAGCTCAGCCAGTTTGTCGGCCCAGGCCATCAGATAATGGCTTCCTTCAAAGGTTTCACCTAAAAAGTCGGTTCGCAGGCCGTATGCCAGCACCGGAATATCCAGTTCATCCACCACTTCAACCAGTTGTCGAACCTGCTCTTTGGTCAGAAACTGCGCTTCATCAATAAAAATGCAATCCAGTGGCTGATGCCGTTGATGGTTGAATATAGACTGATAAATATTGTCTTCACTGCGATACAGCTCAGCGTCTGCCTGCAAGCCAATTCGTGAACTGACTTTGCCAACCCCGAAACGATCGTCAATCGCTGCGGTAAATATTACTACATTCATGCCGCGCTCGCGGTAGTTGTAGGCAGACTGAAGCAACGACGTGGATTTTCCGGCATTCATTGCCGAATAATAAAAATAAAGCTGGGCCATAATGGTTATCTTTTTTGTGATTATTTCTAATAAAGCGCGGCTATTGTAACTGACTTAGCCGGGAAAATCCGATCCCTGCCACTTATTGCTATGCCAAAGCGCAGGGCAAAAAAAAACAGAGGCCGAAGCCTCTGTTTCTATTTAAGAGAATAGTGGGTAGTGCGCGCTAGGAATCAGGCAGCGTCCTGACTCTTCACCGCTTTTGGCTTGGTTGCGCCTGGCAGAGTTTCTTCTGCCGACAGCAGCTCCATGTCGAAGGTAAATTCATCTACCCGCACAGCCAGTTTGCGTTTTTCGTTGTAATCATGCAGAAGCTGCGCTTCGGTGGCATTAATTACGCCTTTTTCCTGCAACTTGTTCAGTGCATTTTCAAACGACAGGAACGGTACAACCGGCTCCTTACGCAGTGCTTTTTGCACTTTACCCAGCAGGTGCGCTACTGCATGCTTGGCTTTAAAGGCCTGTTCATTGATGTCGTTACCGTCACCAGGAATCACTTTAACCAGATGCGTTAGCTGATCCTTCACACTGGTATCCTGCATCGCAGCGGTCGCCAGTTCAGTGACCAGTTTGTCCGAAATGGCACTGACACTGTTGCTGTAAGTGTTTGTCAGAGCACGCATCAGGCCGCGGGTCGCTGTATTCGGGAAGTTGTTGATAAAGTCAACAATTGCCTTTTCAGCCTGCGCCAGTGACCACTGAATCGCATAGTCAAAGTAAGGACGTGCCAGCTGGCGGTCTTCAATGCGCTGCTCGTAAAAACGAACCGCCGCCATTGCGCCATACAGGTAGCTCATCACATCACCAAGACGGGCTGACAGTAATTCCGCTTTTTTCAGGTCGCCGCCCAGTACCGCCAGTGATAAGTCGGCCAATGGAGCCAGCTTTGCTGACAACGCGTTGATCCGCTTTTCGTACTTACGTACTTCTGGCAGAGCCGAGTCAGCACTGCGCAGGAACGGCAGGTAGCTCTTACCAAAGCTGCGTACAGAGTTTTTCACACTGAAACTGACCGTTTTACGCAGTACCTTGTTAAATTCAGCATCCGCGCTGCTGTCATCACTGTGAATCAGGTCAACCATCTCTTTCAGATACGGGTGACAGCGCATTGCGCCCTGACCAAAGATCATCAGGTTACGGGTCAGAATGTTTGCCCCTTCCACGGTGATCGCAATCGGAATGGCGCTGTAGCCACCTGACAACGTATTTTGTGGTCCGCGCTGAATGGCTTTACCCGCCTGAATGTCCATCGCTGAGTTCATCACATCACGACCCAGTTCGGTCATGTGGTACTTGGCAATAGCGGTAACCACTGACGGTTTCAGCCCCAGGCCCAGACCTTCAGTTGTCAGTACACGCATGGCTTCAAGCAGGAATGTTTTACCTGCAATGTCAGCCATTTTGCCCTGAATACCTTCAAAGCGACCAATTGGCAGGCCAAACTGTTCACGCACAAAGCTGTACTCAGACGCCCCTTTAAATGCCGCCTGCGCAGTAGCTACGCCCATTGCCGGCAGAGAAATACCACGACCCGCACCCAGACAGCTCACCAGCATTTGCCAGCCGCGACCAATGTTCTTCTGGCCACCAATGATAAAGTCCATTGGAATGAACACATCTTTACCACGGGTTGTACCGTTATAAAAACGCTGGCCCATCGGGTCATGACGGTTACCCAGTTCTACACCCGGGTGTGACTTAGGCAGCAGGGCACAGGTAATACCCAGCTCTTTTTTGTCGCCCAGTAAACCGTTTGGATCAAACACTTTAAAGGCCAGACCCAGTACGGTCGCAATCGGCGCCAGCGTAATGTATCGCTTGTCCCAGGATACCGACAAACCAATCACTTCTTCGCCGTTCCACTGACCTTTGGTCACAATAGCGGCATCAGGAATACCGCCAGCATCCGAGCCTGCTTCTGGGCTGGTCAGGGCGAAACAAGGAATATCTTCGCCTACAGCCAGACGCGGCAGGTAGTGGTCTTGCTGGGCCTTTGTGCCATAGTGCATCAGCAGCTCGCCCGGGCCTAATGAGTTAGGCACCATTACGGTTACGGCAATCGCGCCGCTTTTAGCCGCCAGTGTGGCAACAATAGTTGAGTTAGCGTAAGGGCTGAACTCAAGGCCGCCGAATTTTTTAGGAATAATCATGGAGAAGAAACGGTTCTTACCCAGAAAATCCAGCACTTCTTCAGGAATGTGCTTGCTGTTTGACAGTTCGAAGTCGTCAATCATACCCAGCAGTTCTTGTACCGGGCCATCCATAAAGGCTTGTTCTTCTGCGCTCAGCTGAGCTTTAGGGATTGCACGTAATGCATCCATATCAGGCTTACCCTGATAGATAGAAGACTCAATCCAAATGTCACCAGCGTCCAGTGCTTCCTGTTCGGTTACAGAAATTGGTGGAAGAACTTTTTTCAGGCTTTTTCTAATACTCATGTTAACTCATCCGCTCATCTGACCAGTTGTTAAAGTGAATATTACCGCAAATTTTCAAAAGATCAAATCTCAGTGAGAATTTTGTTAACTTTCTTACCAAAACTTAACCTTGCTGCGGTTAGTTATCGCAGGGTATACGGGCGCTGCAGCAAAATGCATACGGCAAAGAGGAAGAAAATACCTGACTGTCTTATACTAATTGCGAAATTCCCGATACACTGTTGGCGTTTAAAAAACCATTAAAGGTATTAAAATCAATGCAAAAACTGCCCGGCTGGATGAAGTGGTGTCTGCATTCACCAAAAAAAACACTCTTCCTGTTTCTTATCATGTGTGTCGCGGCCAGCATTGGCGCGTCGAATCTGTATTTTCGTGGTGATTACAAAGTTTTCTTTGAGCCAGACAATCCTCAGCGTCAGGCGTTTGAAGATATGCAAAATATCTTCAACAAAAGTGAAAACGTATCTTTTCTGGTGGTGCCCAGACAGGGCAAAATTTATCAGTCTGATACCTTTAAGCTGATTCGGGAGCTGACCGAGGAATCCTGGCAGCTGCCGCTGTCTACCCGAGTAGAGTCCATATCGAATTATCAGCACACGTATTCACAGGATGACGACCTGGTGGTGACTGACCTGATTAATGAGGGGCAGTACGGTCAGAAACACATTCGCTGGGTGCGCAATGTGGTGGAAGATACCCCGGAGGTAAACGGCCGTCTGGTGTCGGATAACCGGGATATGGCAGTGATCAATGCCACCATTCAGCTGCCAGATGGTGACCAGACCAAAGAAGTCATTGAAATAGCTGATTATGCCCGGCAGCTGGAGCAAAAGTACGAAAGTGCGTATCCCAATCATGATATTTACCTGACCGGTATGGTCATCATGAACGATGCGTTTGCTGTGGCAGC contains:
- a CDS encoding serine hydrolase; its protein translation is MLLSRLCGALVVFCGTLSGVCAQPVNHLPDSLSTLPQVIDDALATFNTPGMAVGIVVDGKTLYAAGHGLRDVDQDLPVNTTTWFRLASTSKAFTGLAMAQLVSEGKISWNDKVVDHLPEFALSDPWVTHEFRIRDLFIHQSGLAGAAGDLMLWPAPSTFTTREIIHNLRYLQPVHSFRTQFAYSNVMYLVAGEIIARKRQSTYAEALQEHVFSKLDMQCYGSGVDDAVLNNAAVSYSYKTQTGFTAVSRNRISAGPVNYDAAGAVTCNLDSMLKWLAFWENDTQQLVSKKQKQWLVRQQVALPVSDLDEAWNDTQFSGYAIGWRVGDINGRKVVSHTGTVSGYQTYVAFIPSLKVGAVIMNNGSHYGARGAVMQTILKHYLAPDEQRDWVASFKGFADDRDKRWNKRHHPATGSGETGRPADAYTGTYVDVAMGKMTITQREDGLYIASEKMPALTGKLTALDKDAFSVTWDKGAESPVILTFTDNSHHSVDRFTVSPFILPADKHHAWKDFLFKKYN
- a CDS encoding thymidine kinase, coding for MAQLYFYYSAMNAGKSTSLLQSAYNYRERGMNVVIFTAAIDDRFGVGKVSSRIGLQADAELYRSEDNIYQSIFNHQRHQPLDCIFIDEAQFLTKEQVRQLVEVVDELDIPVLAYGLRTDFLGETFEGSHYLMAWADKLAELKTVCHCGRKASFVVRLDDEGKAVTAGDQVQIGGNDRYESMCRKHFKQLVWD
- a CDS encoding acyl-CoA dehydrogenase, coding for MSIRKSLKKVLPPISVTEQEALDAGDIWIESSIYQGKPDMDALRAIPKAQLSAEEQAFMDGPVQELLGMIDDFELSNSKHIPEEVLDFLGKNRFFSMIIPKKFGGLEFSPYANSTIVATLAAKSGAIAVTVMVPNSLGPGELLMHYGTKAQQDHYLPRLAVGEDIPCFALTSPEAGSDAGGIPDAAIVTKGQWNGEEVIGLSVSWDKRYITLAPIATVLGLAFKVFDPNGLLGDKKELGITCALLPKSHPGVELGNRHDPMGQRFYNGTTRGKDVFIPMDFIIGGQKNIGRGWQMLVSCLGAGRGISLPAMGVATAQAAFKGASEYSFVREQFGLPIGRFEGIQGKMADIAGKTFLLEAMRVLTTEGLGLGLKPSVVTAIAKYHMTELGRDVMNSAMDIQAGKAIQRGPQNTLSGGYSAIPIAITVEGANILTRNLMIFGQGAMRCHPYLKEMVDLIHSDDSSADAEFNKVLRKTVSFSVKNSVRSFGKSYLPFLRSADSALPEVRKYEKRINALSAKLAPLADLSLAVLGGDLKKAELLSARLGDVMSYLYGAMAAVRFYEQRIEDRQLARPYFDYAIQWSLAQAEKAIVDFINNFPNTATRGLMRALTNTYSNSVSAISDKLVTELATAAMQDTSVKDQLTHLVKVIPGDGNDINEQAFKAKHAVAHLLGKVQKALRKEPVVPFLSFENALNKLQEKGVINATEAQLLHDYNEKRKLAVRVDEFTFDMELLSAEETLPGATKPKAVKSQDAA
- a CDS encoding SDR family oxidoreductase: MRRSIVITGASSGLGHGMALEFARKGHNLGLCARRTDNLESLKQECLSVNRSIKVVIRTLDVNDHEDVFDAFREFSNKLDGLDRVIVNAGMGKGASIGTGHFEANKQTAITNFVSALAQCEAAMEIFRDQNYGHLVTISSVSGVRGFRRALTVYAATKAALSSLSEGIRIDVMDTPIKVTTVHPGFIRSAINEKVKKAPFMVDTQTGCKALVKAINREPANCYVPVWPWSVMHYVLRVAPLSWLSRMS